The Sinorhizobium fredii genome contains the following window.
ATTCGCCGACCGGGACATCCGGATTGTCGCGATGCATGAAATAGACATCGACATAGTCGATCCTCAGCCGCTCCAGCGACTGATCCAATTGCTTGGCAATCACGTCGGGATAGCAGAGCGGCGAATGGGCGCCCTTGCCGATCAGGATGATGTCCTCACGATCGACCTTTCGGCTCGTGTGCCAGTCGCCGAAAATGCTCTCGGTCTTGCCGGCACGGTAGACGAATGCAGTGTCAAAGACGTTTCCTCCGGCCTCGTAGAAAGCGTCGAGCGTCAGCGAGGCGGAGGCGAAACTCGGAAAAAACTCGAAACCCAGCGCAACATTTGAGGCCGGCTTGGCGACGCCCGGAATCTGCCGTTTGGGCACATTGCTCCCGGCGACGACGGCCGCACCTGCGAGATTGGTGGTCCGTTTGGCGGCCGTCTCGATCGCATATTCGAGGCCGACGGATGCGCGCCAGCGATCGAGAACGCGTAGATTGGCGCGGGTATCTTCGGCGCTCATACCGGGGAAAGAGAACTCGGCGCGGCCGGCACGGATCGCCTCGCCCACCGCATCGACCTCGAACGAATAGAGATGGCGCTTCTCCTCGACCTCGATCGTCCGCTGTCCGTCGCCCCTGATGATCTCGATGCGCCCTATCCCGCCCTCGGTGCCGGAGGCGAACCAGAAGTCCTTCACCTCGATGCGGCCTTTCGAACCGATGATGCGCAACACGTTGTCCTGCTGTGCCATGATCGAGCAGGACACTTCCGCGACAATGTCGTTCGGGAACTTGAGGACCGCCGAGGCCCACTCGTCGACCCCGGATGGCCCCAGACGCGCCGCACCGGATACCGTCTGCGGTTCGAGGAAGGTCTTTTCCTCTGCGGCACCGGCGAGCATGCAAACCATAGAGACCGGGTAGCCGCCGACATCGAGAATGCCGCCGCCGGCGAGATCATTGGCAAAGAGGCGGTGCTCCGGGCGATAGCCGCCCATGTCGAAGCCGAAACTCGAGCGGATGATCCGCACGTCGCCGATCGCGCCCTCCCGCACGAGTTCGACCAGCCGGGCCGTCTGCGGATGGAACCGGTACATATAGGCTTCGCCGGCGAAAACGCCGGCCTTTTTCGCCTCGTGGAAGATCGACTGCGCCTCGAAGGCGGAAAGCGCCATCGGCTTTTCGACCAGCACATGCTTGCCGGCGCGCACCGCCTTGATCGCCCATTCTGCATGGCTGGGATGCGGCGTGGCGATATAGACCGCGTCGATCTCCGGATCCTTAAGCAGCATTTCGTAACCCTCGACAATGCGCGCGCCGGGAAAGCCGTCAGCGAGGCCAGGCCTGTCCGGATCGCGGCTGCCGATAGCCACAAGGTGGCCCGTCCTGGACCGGGCAATCCCCGCGGCGAATGTCCGCGCGATGGTGCCGGGGCCGATGATACCCCAACGGATCAGCTGTTCTGGGCGCATGGAACTTCCTTTTGGAGGGTGATGGGTTGATCAGCGCCGTCGCTTGCCTTCGGCATCAAACGGGACGCGGGTGTCTGGCGGAGGATCAGGCGCTT
Protein-coding sequences here:
- a CDS encoding aldo/keto reductase: MRPEQLIRWGIIGPGTIARTFAAGIARSRTGHLVAIGSRDPDRPGLADGFPGARIVEGYEMLLKDPEIDAVYIATPHPSHAEWAIKAVRAGKHVLVEKPMALSAFEAQSIFHEAKKAGVFAGEAYMYRFHPQTARLVELVREGAIGDVRIIRSSFGFDMGGYRPEHRLFANDLAGGGILDVGGYPVSMVCMLAGAAEEKTFLEPQTVSGAARLGPSGVDEWASAVLKFPNDIVAEVSCSIMAQQDNVLRIIGSKGRIEVKDFWFASGTEGGIGRIEIIRGDGQRTIEVEEKRHLYSFEVDAVGEAIRAGRAEFSFPGMSAEDTRANLRVLDRWRASVGLEYAIETAAKRTTNLAGAAVVAGSNVPKRQIPGVAKPASNVALGFEFFPSFASASLTLDAFYEAGGNVFDTAFVYRAGKTESIFGDWHTSRKVDREDIILIGKGAHSPLCYPDVIAKQLDQSLERLRIDYVDVYFMHRDNPDVPVGEFVDAMDAEVRRGRIRGIFGGSNWTRERMDEAIAYAERNGKAAPAALSNNFSLAEMLDPIWPGCVAASDDGWKDWLAKRQIPNFAWSSQGRGFFTDRAGRDKREDEEIVRVWYSERNFQRRDRAIELARKHGCSPIHIALAYVIAQPFPVIPLIGPRTVAELDDSLSALQITLAPEELRWLEG